One Leucoraja erinacea ecotype New England chromosome 5, Leri_hhj_1, whole genome shotgun sequence DNA segment encodes these proteins:
- the LOC129697248 gene encoding trace amine-associated receptor 1-like codes for MDASIFEGTETVDYCYEFVNGSCPKADRTSSVRVLLYILMTLIILFTIVGNLLLIISVFHFKHLQTPTNYLILSLATTDFLLGCLVMPYSMVRSVETCWYLGMPFCKIHTSFDIMLSTASILHLCFISVDRYYAMCDPLRYKLRITFFSVQIMIFISWGVSAVFAFALIYFKLNLKGIEAFYYNDIACNGSCTLVFNEISGVIASIISFYLPAVAMLCIYCKLYFVAMKQVRSINRITIELQNIRVNRSRCSRKQEQKAAKTLGIVVGTFLICWSPFFVCNTMDAFVSHSISPVLLDTLVWLGYLNSTFNPVIYGFFFAWFRKAVTIIYTCKIFQPASSRINMY; via the coding sequence ATGGACGCAAGCATCTTTGAGGGAACAGAAACTGTTGATTACTGTTACGAATTTGTAAATGGATCCTGTCCTAAAGCAGACCGAACAAGCAGCGTGCGGGTTCTGTTGTATATACTTATGACGTTAATAATTCTATTTACCATCGTCGGTAACCTGTTACTCATCATTTCagttttccatttcaagcaccttCAAACACCCACTAATTATCTAATTCTTTCCCTGGCTACTACTGACTTTCTATTGGGATGTCTGGTTATGCCTTACAGCATGGTGAGATCAGTGGAAACGTGTTGGTATTTAGGAATGCCATTCTGTAAGATTCACACCAGCTTTGATATTATGCTCAGCACAGCTTCAATATTACATCTTTGTTTCATTTCTGTTGACCGTTACTATGCAATGTGTGATCCATTGAGGTACAAATTAAGAATAACATTTTTTTCAGTGCAGATAATGATCTTCATTAGCTGGGGTGTTTCTGCTGTTTTTGCTTTTGCCTTGATCTATTTTAAATTAAATCTGAAAGGAATTGAGGCATTTTACTACAATGATATTGCATGCAATGGGAGTTGCACACTTGTATTCAATGAAATATCAGGGGTGATTGCATCAATAATTTCTTTCTACCTTCCAGCAGTTGCCATGCTCTGTATTTATTGTAAGCTTTATTTTGTGGCGATGAAACAAGTGAGAAGTATAAACAGAATAACCATTGAACTTCAAAACATCAGAGTAAATAGAAGCCGTTGTTCACGAAAGCAAGAACAAAAAGCTGCCAAAACTCTAGGAATCGTAGTGGGAACATTCCTGATCTGTTGGTCTCCATTTTTCGTTTGCAACACAATGGATGCATTTGTCAGTCATTCTATTTCACCAGTTTTGCTTGATACCCTTGTTTGGTTGGGCTACTTGAATTCTACATTTAATCCTGTTATCTACGGCTTCTTTTTTGCCTGGTTTAGAAAAGCTGTAACAATTATTTACACATGCAAAATATTTCAGCCTGCGTCCTCCAGAATAAACATGTACTGA